CGGGACGCGGGACGGTCGCAATCAACGAACTGAGTGCGCTTGCCTGGGTCCGCCAATCACGCACGTTCGGGTGCTCTGCACCATCCTGGCCGGACCAGCGCTCGCCGAGCTTGTCTGCCGCGTCACGGTCGTTGGTCCAGATGCTCGTCGCCTGTTTCTGTACGAATGCCACGTAATGTGGGTCGTTCGTGGTGTCGGCCGCGTCCATCATGTAGCGCATGAATATGCCCTTGAACTGCTTGCCGTTGTCGTCGCAGGTCTGGTCGAGGGCGTCGCACGACTCGGTGAGTATGCCGTTGGACACCAGTTCCGGGGCGGTGATCGCCGCGTCGGCGAGGCGACGCGCCGTGCGAAGAACGGACGGATCATGCGTGGCGCGCCACAGTTCCAGACCGGCGCCGATCGCGAGTCCCTGGTTGTAGCTCCACACGGTCTGGCCGTTGCTCTGGCAGGTGTCGGTGAGGCCGTCGTTCACCAGCCCGGAGGAATTAATCATGCCGCTGGCGGTGAACCAGGTCCATGCCTGCTTCGCTCGGGAAAGCCACGTCGTGTCGCCCGGGATCCGGTTGTGCAGCTCCGCCGTGAGCCGGATGAACAGGCCGTTGGTGACAGCGTTCTTGTAGGTCTTCTCGGCATTCCACCAGACACCGCCACCGCAGGTGGACGGGTCCCAGTAGCCGTCGGCGTACGTCGCGATCTTCACCGCCATGTCGAGGTACTTGTGGTTGCCGGTGAGGTCATACGCCTCGACCCAGGTCAGTCCCCACCACTCCGTGTCATCGATGGCGCGGCTGGTGAAGTTGCCGAGCAGCGGGTCGCCGGAAAGCACGCCCGGCGGGAACACGCCCTTGTCCTTCTCGAAGGTGTTGTCCATCTCGGGGACGAAACGCCGGTCACCGGTGCGTTGCATGTAGTCCCCGATGGTCTGCATGGCGACCGCGGAATTCCACCAGCTTGATGGCCACCACGCCTTCGCCGGGTCGTAGGACTGCATCAGCACATCGGCAGCGACCCGCGCCCTAGCCAGGTTCGTCGCACCGCTGTTGGAAGAGCCAGGCGACGACGTCGCAGCTCCCGAGATTGCGGACGCAAGAACCGTCGTGGCAGCGACGATAACCACCAGAATGGCCTGCAGAGGGCGCCTTGCGGACATCCTTGACGCGGACACGTGTCTCCTTCGAACCGGCGCGGGTACACGTGCTGTCCAGATGTCGTCGCCCCAGGCGACGACCCCGCAACGGGAGGGCACGTATGACACTCGGATGCGACACCGTTGTCATTGCGGCGAAAGGTAGGGCTCCGTCTCGTTTCCGTCAAGACTCGGTTGCGGCCGTCCCACGGCGCAGCTCGCCGTCCGTGAAAGAAATCAGGGAGACTGCGTCGCATCGGGGCTGCGGTATTCGTAGAAGGGGTGAGCGGCCGCCCAGAGGGGCGCCTCCAGACCACAGGAGATGATCCGAATGCACTACTTGG
The sequence above is a segment of the Mycobacteriales bacterium genome. Coding sequences within it:
- a CDS encoding glycoside hydrolase family 76 protein; amino-acid sequence: MQSYDPAKAWWPSSWWNSAVAMQTIGDYMQRTGDRRFVPEMDNTFEKDKGVFPPGVLSGDPLLGNFTSRAIDDTEWWGLTWVEAYDLTGNHKYLDMAVKIATYADGYWDPSTCGGGVWWNAEKTYKNAVTNGLFIRLTAELHNRIPGDTTWLSRAKQAWTWFTASGMINSSGLVNDGLTDTCQSNGQTVWSYNQGLAIGAGLELWRATHDPSVLRTARRLADAAITAPELVSNGILTESCDALDQTCDDNGKQFKGIFMRYMMDAADTTNDPHYVAFVQKQATSIWTNDRDAADKLGERWSGQDGAEHPNVRDWRTQASALSSLIATVPRPAPQQSLSATMSPAQPVVMPATSGTTHLTVDLGVMATAPTGRPLGVHIATSAPAGWSVAPTQQTITLHPHGNADPVQGTVPLSVTLPATAADGHYAVTATATAAPGLRFDATADILIAHTIDFDTGTAAESPWLWDADSSQSNGVQNRFADGNSYFIYRFPFPSDTTSAQVTLTIDNEFLVQASPDGKNWTTVLTETQEIRDSSNKADRTVDLTPFLGPDKAAYVRVADSFPQDGWGGRVYHVSATYN